Genomic DNA from Haloplanus sp. HW8-1:
GAGTGGACTGCGACATCTGGAAATCAAACGTGACCGACACTGACCGACAGTCGATTCGAACACCCATGACAGGGGACTGCAGGACAGGGAGGCTGTTTAATCCAGTTCGCTCGCTACAGCGACCCTCCCGTGCGCGAAAGGTATAATATCGGCGTCTACTATCCCGCCAATCGTGACTGAAGTCGTCGTGGAGACTGTCCCGAAAACGGTCGTATCAGGCCGCTTCACCTGACGTGGCAACTCATCGTGGATGTGTCCCGCCGGAGCGGCCGACAGGCTCGCTTGAACGCCTCGGAGGCTGTCAGAACCATCTGGGACGACATTCCCGGAGGGTCAAGGACACCTCGCTCTCACCACGGCCGTTTGCTAAGGAAGAGAAAACGACCGAGAAAATTCAATCGTCGCCGGGGACCGGGTCCGGAATCTCGCTGCTATTGAGTGTCGCCTCCGGCAGTAGCATGGCTTCGAAGTCGAACGCTGCCAACTCCTCGTCGGCAGCGACGCGGGCGGGCCAGTCGGGGTTGGCCAGCGCGCTCTTGGCCACGGTCACGAGGTCTGCACCGGATGCGAGAACATTCCGGGCGTCCACAGGGTCACCGAGTCCACCGTTCGCGAGTATCCGTGTGTCCGCGTGTTCGACGGCCAGTTCGGCGAGCGTCCGGTCCGTCCCCGAGAACGCCGGCGTCGTGATGTCCGGGTCGGTCACGTGGACGTAGTCGCCGGCATCGAGCGTCGACAGATAGGTCTCCGCCTCGTCGACAGTCCAGCGGTGTTCCTCGTCGTTGACCTTCGTCTGCGAGAGGCGGATACCGACGACGAAGTCGTCCGGTGTCGCCTCGATGACGGCGTCGAGAACCTCCTTCGGGAACCGGGCGCGGGCCGCAGGTGAGCCACCGTACGCATCGGTGCGGTCGTTGAGATGCTGCGAGAGGAACGTGTCGAGCAGATAGCCGTTCGCGCCGTGAATCTCGACGCCGTCGAAGCCGGCTTGGACGGCGCGTTCGGCCGCCGCGACGAAGGACGCACGGATGTCGTCGAGATCGTCGCTCGATAGCTTTCGGGGCGTTGCGAATGCACCCT
This window encodes:
- a CDS encoding NADH:flavin oxidoreductase, giving the protein MTDSDPLFDESSLGELQLDSRIGLAPMTRTSANADGTATAEMARYYAKFAEGGFSLLITEGTYPEMSGQGYDNQPGLATDSQAAAWERVTQAVHAAGSPIVAQLMHAGPLTQAEHGEPVAPSAVTPTGEQLPIYGGEGAFATPRKLSSDDLDDIRASFVAAAERAVQAGFDGVEIHGANGYLLDTFLSQHLNDRTDAYGGSPAARARFPKEVLDAVIEATPDDFVVGIRLSQTKVNDEEHRWTVDEAETYLSTLDAGDYVHVTDPDITTPAFSGTDRTLAELAVEHADTRILANGGLGDPVDARNVLASGADLVTVAKSALANPDWPARVAADEELAAFDFEAMLLPEATLNSSEIPDPVPGDD